One Cyprinus carpio isolate SPL01 chromosome A16, ASM1834038v1, whole genome shotgun sequence genomic region harbors:
- the LOC109093986 gene encoding tuftelin-like isoform X4, with translation MNRMGSMCTFDEIRWDDRMNGHRTLRLTLHEQNQHQPPTTDKPIGRAFALVQPNYERQPLKSDLIKQSEDQGEVIKVYLEDRKEAQARHQQSLKMLSEEVSQIQEVRYCLKNLREQMAAKSHRTEHKLVLSGPRKVNGTHSALTQALNGLERQDSVDEQEKEKMREASKRVYAQLQEAEKKHQDEREKLLAEAQQYKKQLSEQSEYLKRVQQSKEQQDQQIEDLRRLMGGMEQESSTLRDQLMTREAELLQLRELREEGHAGRERLEEVEKENAILKEKIHHLDDMLKSQQRKLRQMIEQLQNSRMVIQERDRVIRELEEKVAMLEAENKQMHDQMDYYLGSQRSNSYLPSDSNAQIVYSKPLRPSTQTNKSLPFIKVIEIKS, from the exons AACGGGCACAGAACCCTCAGACTGACTCTCCACGAGCAGAACCAGCACCAGCCGCCCACCACAGATAAG ccAATTGGCAGAGCTTTTGCTTTGGTACAACCAAACTATGAGCGGCAGCCATTGAAGTCTGATCTGATCAAGCAGTCTGAGGACCAGGGTGAGGTCATCAAG GTATATCTAGAAGACCGCAAAGAGGCACAAGCCAGACACCAGCAGAGTCTAAAGATGCTCTCAGAGGAAGTTTCACAAATACAGGAG GTGAGATATTGTCTAAAAAACCTCAGAGAGCAGATGGCAGCTAAAAGTCACAGGACAGAACATAAG CTGGTGTTATCTGGTCCCAGAAAAGTTAATGGCACTCATTCAGCACTAACACAGGCCCTAAACGGTTTAGAGAGGCAG GATAGTGTGGATGAGCAAGAAAAAGAGAAGATGAGGGAAGCCAGTAAGCGTGTGTATGCTCAACTCCAAGAGGCTGAGAAGAAACACCAGGATGAGAGAGAAAAACTGCTG GCAGAGGCACAGCAGTACAAGAAGCAATTATCTGAGCAGAGCGAGTATCTGAAGAGGGTTCAGCAGAGCAAAGAGCAGCAGGATCAGCAAATCGAAGACCTGAGACGTCTCATGGGTGGCATGGAGCAGGAGAGCTCCACCCTCAGAGACCAACTCATGACCAGAGAAGCCGAACTCCTGCAGCTGCGCGAACTGAGGGAGGAGGGCCATGCAGGGAGGGAGAG ATTAGAAGAGGTGGAAAAGGAAAACGCAATTCTGAAAGAGAAGATTCATCACTTGGATGACATGCTCAAGAGTCAACAGAGAAAACTACGGCAAATGATTGAACAG CTTCAGAACTCACGAATGGTGATtcaggagagagacagagtgatTAGAGAGCTGGAGGAAAAGGTGGCCATGCTGGAGGCAGAG AACAAACAAATGCATGATCAGATGGATTACTACCTTGGGAGTCAAAGGTCAAACTCGTACCTGCCATCAGACAGCAATGCGCAGATTGTCTACAG CAAACCTCTGAGACCATCCACCCAGACCAACAAGAGCCTGCCCTTCATCAAGGTCATTGAAATTAAATCATGA
- the LOC109093986 gene encoding tuftelin-like isoform X3: MNRMGSMCTFDEIRWDDRMNGHRTLRLTLHEQNQHQPPTTDKVNPIGRAFALVQPNYERQPLKSDLIKQSEDQGEVIKVYLEDRKEAQARHQQSLKMLSEEVSQIQEVRYCLKNLREQMAAKSHRTEHKLVLSGPRKVNGTHSALTQALNGLERQDSVDEQEKEKMREASKRVYAQLQEAEKKHQDEREKLLAEAQQYKKQLSEQSEYLKRVQQSKEQQDQQIEDLRRLMGGMEQESSTLRDQLMTREAELLQLRELREEGHAGRERLEEVEKENAILKEKIHHLDDMLKSQQRKLRQMIEQLQNSRMVIQERDRVIRELEEKVAMLEAENKQMHDQMDYYLGSQRSNSYLPSDSNAQIVYSKPLRPSTQTNKSLPFIKVIEIKS, encoded by the exons AACGGGCACAGAACCCTCAGACTGACTCTCCACGAGCAGAACCAGCACCAGCCGCCCACCACAGATAAGGTAAAT ccAATTGGCAGAGCTTTTGCTTTGGTACAACCAAACTATGAGCGGCAGCCATTGAAGTCTGATCTGATCAAGCAGTCTGAGGACCAGGGTGAGGTCATCAAG GTATATCTAGAAGACCGCAAAGAGGCACAAGCCAGACACCAGCAGAGTCTAAAGATGCTCTCAGAGGAAGTTTCACAAATACAGGAG GTGAGATATTGTCTAAAAAACCTCAGAGAGCAGATGGCAGCTAAAAGTCACAGGACAGAACATAAG CTGGTGTTATCTGGTCCCAGAAAAGTTAATGGCACTCATTCAGCACTAACACAGGCCCTAAACGGTTTAGAGAGGCAG GATAGTGTGGATGAGCAAGAAAAAGAGAAGATGAGGGAAGCCAGTAAGCGTGTGTATGCTCAACTCCAAGAGGCTGAGAAGAAACACCAGGATGAGAGAGAAAAACTGCTG GCAGAGGCACAGCAGTACAAGAAGCAATTATCTGAGCAGAGCGAGTATCTGAAGAGGGTTCAGCAGAGCAAAGAGCAGCAGGATCAGCAAATCGAAGACCTGAGACGTCTCATGGGTGGCATGGAGCAGGAGAGCTCCACCCTCAGAGACCAACTCATGACCAGAGAAGCCGAACTCCTGCAGCTGCGCGAACTGAGGGAGGAGGGCCATGCAGGGAGGGAGAG ATTAGAAGAGGTGGAAAAGGAAAACGCAATTCTGAAAGAGAAGATTCATCACTTGGATGACATGCTCAAGAGTCAACAGAGAAAACTACGGCAAATGATTGAACAG CTTCAGAACTCACGAATGGTGATtcaggagagagacagagtgatTAGAGAGCTGGAGGAAAAGGTGGCCATGCTGGAGGCAGAG AACAAACAAATGCATGATCAGATGGATTACTACCTTGGGAGTCAAAGGTCAAACTCGTACCTGCCATCAGACAGCAATGCGCAGATTGTCTACAG CAAACCTCTGAGACCATCCACCCAGACCAACAAGAGCCTGCCCTTCATCAAGGTCATTGAAATTAAATCATGA
- the LOC109093986 gene encoding tuftelin-like isoform X5 has protein sequence METPDSHTVTGRPCGSTCRFTQNGHRTLRLTLHEQNQHQPPTTDKVNPIGRAFALVQPNYERQPLKSDLIKQSEDQGEVIKVYLEDRKEAQARHQQSLKMLSEEVSQIQEVRYCLKNLREQMAAKSHRTEHKDSVDEQEKEKMREASKRVYAQLQEAEKKHQDEREKLLAEAQQYKKQLSEQSEYLKRVQQSKEQQDQQIEDLRRLMGGMEQESSTLRDQLMTREAELLQLRELREEGHAGRERLEEVEKENAILKEKIHHLDDMLKSQQRKLRQMIEQLQNSRMVIQERDRVIRELEEKVAMLEAENKQMHDQMDYYLGSQRSNSYLPSDSNAQIVYSKPLRPSTQTNKSLPFIKVIEIKS, from the exons ATGGAAACACCCGATTCGCACACAGTCACAGGACGTCCCTGCGGTAGTACCTGCAGATTTACTCAG AACGGGCACAGAACCCTCAGACTGACTCTCCACGAGCAGAACCAGCACCAGCCGCCCACCACAGATAAGGTAAAT ccAATTGGCAGAGCTTTTGCTTTGGTACAACCAAACTATGAGCGGCAGCCATTGAAGTCTGATCTGATCAAGCAGTCTGAGGACCAGGGTGAGGTCATCAAG GTATATCTAGAAGACCGCAAAGAGGCACAAGCCAGACACCAGCAGAGTCTAAAGATGCTCTCAGAGGAAGTTTCACAAATACAGGAG GTGAGATATTGTCTAAAAAACCTCAGAGAGCAGATGGCAGCTAAAAGTCACAGGACAGAACATAAG GATAGTGTGGATGAGCAAGAAAAAGAGAAGATGAGGGAAGCCAGTAAGCGTGTGTATGCTCAACTCCAAGAGGCTGAGAAGAAACACCAGGATGAGAGAGAAAAACTGCTG GCAGAGGCACAGCAGTACAAGAAGCAATTATCTGAGCAGAGCGAGTATCTGAAGAGGGTTCAGCAGAGCAAAGAGCAGCAGGATCAGCAAATCGAAGACCTGAGACGTCTCATGGGTGGCATGGAGCAGGAGAGCTCCACCCTCAGAGACCAACTCATGACCAGAGAAGCCGAACTCCTGCAGCTGCGCGAACTGAGGGAGGAGGGCCATGCAGGGAGGGAGAG ATTAGAAGAGGTGGAAAAGGAAAACGCAATTCTGAAAGAGAAGATTCATCACTTGGATGACATGCTCAAGAGTCAACAGAGAAAACTACGGCAAATGATTGAACAG CTTCAGAACTCACGAATGGTGATtcaggagagagacagagtgatTAGAGAGCTGGAGGAAAAGGTGGCCATGCTGGAGGCAGAG AACAAACAAATGCATGATCAGATGGATTACTACCTTGGGAGTCAAAGGTCAAACTCGTACCTGCCATCAGACAGCAATGCGCAGATTGTCTACAG CAAACCTCTGAGACCATCCACCCAGACCAACAAGAGCCTGCCCTTCATCAAGGTCATTGAAATTAAATCATGA
- the LOC109093986 gene encoding tuftelin-like isoform X1: METPDSHTVTGRPCGSTCRFTQNGHRTLRLTLHEQNQHQPPTTDKVNPIGRAFALVQPNYERQPLKSDLIKQSEDQGEVIKVYLEDRKEAQARHQQSLKMLSEEVSQIQEVRYCLKNLREQMAAKSHRTEHKLVLSGPRKVNGTHSALTQALNGLERQDSVDEQEKEKMREASKRVYAQLQEAEKKHQDEREKLLAEAQQYKKQLSEQSEYLKRVQQSKEQQDQQIEDLRRLMGGMEQESSTLRDQLMTREAELLQLRELREEGHAGRERLEEVEKENAILKEKIHHLDDMLKSQQRKLRQMIEQLQNSRMVIQERDRVIRELEEKVAMLEAENKQMHDQMDYYLGSQRSNSYLPSDSNAQIVYSKPLRPSTQTNKSLPFIKVIEIKS, encoded by the exons ATGGAAACACCCGATTCGCACACAGTCACAGGACGTCCCTGCGGTAGTACCTGCAGATTTACTCAG AACGGGCACAGAACCCTCAGACTGACTCTCCACGAGCAGAACCAGCACCAGCCGCCCACCACAGATAAGGTAAAT ccAATTGGCAGAGCTTTTGCTTTGGTACAACCAAACTATGAGCGGCAGCCATTGAAGTCTGATCTGATCAAGCAGTCTGAGGACCAGGGTGAGGTCATCAAG GTATATCTAGAAGACCGCAAAGAGGCACAAGCCAGACACCAGCAGAGTCTAAAGATGCTCTCAGAGGAAGTTTCACAAATACAGGAG GTGAGATATTGTCTAAAAAACCTCAGAGAGCAGATGGCAGCTAAAAGTCACAGGACAGAACATAAG CTGGTGTTATCTGGTCCCAGAAAAGTTAATGGCACTCATTCAGCACTAACACAGGCCCTAAACGGTTTAGAGAGGCAG GATAGTGTGGATGAGCAAGAAAAAGAGAAGATGAGGGAAGCCAGTAAGCGTGTGTATGCTCAACTCCAAGAGGCTGAGAAGAAACACCAGGATGAGAGAGAAAAACTGCTG GCAGAGGCACAGCAGTACAAGAAGCAATTATCTGAGCAGAGCGAGTATCTGAAGAGGGTTCAGCAGAGCAAAGAGCAGCAGGATCAGCAAATCGAAGACCTGAGACGTCTCATGGGTGGCATGGAGCAGGAGAGCTCCACCCTCAGAGACCAACTCATGACCAGAGAAGCCGAACTCCTGCAGCTGCGCGAACTGAGGGAGGAGGGCCATGCAGGGAGGGAGAG ATTAGAAGAGGTGGAAAAGGAAAACGCAATTCTGAAAGAGAAGATTCATCACTTGGATGACATGCTCAAGAGTCAACAGAGAAAACTACGGCAAATGATTGAACAG CTTCAGAACTCACGAATGGTGATtcaggagagagacagagtgatTAGAGAGCTGGAGGAAAAGGTGGCCATGCTGGAGGCAGAG AACAAACAAATGCATGATCAGATGGATTACTACCTTGGGAGTCAAAGGTCAAACTCGTACCTGCCATCAGACAGCAATGCGCAGATTGTCTACAG CAAACCTCTGAGACCATCCACCCAGACCAACAAGAGCCTGCCCTTCATCAAGGTCATTGAAATTAAATCATGA
- the LOC109093986 gene encoding tuftelin-like isoform X2, whose translation METPDSHTVTGRPCGSTCRFTQNGHRTLRLTLHEQNQHQPPTTDKPIGRAFALVQPNYERQPLKSDLIKQSEDQGEVIKVYLEDRKEAQARHQQSLKMLSEEVSQIQEVRYCLKNLREQMAAKSHRTEHKLVLSGPRKVNGTHSALTQALNGLERQDSVDEQEKEKMREASKRVYAQLQEAEKKHQDEREKLLAEAQQYKKQLSEQSEYLKRVQQSKEQQDQQIEDLRRLMGGMEQESSTLRDQLMTREAELLQLRELREEGHAGRERLEEVEKENAILKEKIHHLDDMLKSQQRKLRQMIEQLQNSRMVIQERDRVIRELEEKVAMLEAENKQMHDQMDYYLGSQRSNSYLPSDSNAQIVYSKPLRPSTQTNKSLPFIKVIEIKS comes from the exons ATGGAAACACCCGATTCGCACACAGTCACAGGACGTCCCTGCGGTAGTACCTGCAGATTTACTCAG AACGGGCACAGAACCCTCAGACTGACTCTCCACGAGCAGAACCAGCACCAGCCGCCCACCACAGATAAG ccAATTGGCAGAGCTTTTGCTTTGGTACAACCAAACTATGAGCGGCAGCCATTGAAGTCTGATCTGATCAAGCAGTCTGAGGACCAGGGTGAGGTCATCAAG GTATATCTAGAAGACCGCAAAGAGGCACAAGCCAGACACCAGCAGAGTCTAAAGATGCTCTCAGAGGAAGTTTCACAAATACAGGAG GTGAGATATTGTCTAAAAAACCTCAGAGAGCAGATGGCAGCTAAAAGTCACAGGACAGAACATAAG CTGGTGTTATCTGGTCCCAGAAAAGTTAATGGCACTCATTCAGCACTAACACAGGCCCTAAACGGTTTAGAGAGGCAG GATAGTGTGGATGAGCAAGAAAAAGAGAAGATGAGGGAAGCCAGTAAGCGTGTGTATGCTCAACTCCAAGAGGCTGAGAAGAAACACCAGGATGAGAGAGAAAAACTGCTG GCAGAGGCACAGCAGTACAAGAAGCAATTATCTGAGCAGAGCGAGTATCTGAAGAGGGTTCAGCAGAGCAAAGAGCAGCAGGATCAGCAAATCGAAGACCTGAGACGTCTCATGGGTGGCATGGAGCAGGAGAGCTCCACCCTCAGAGACCAACTCATGACCAGAGAAGCCGAACTCCTGCAGCTGCGCGAACTGAGGGAGGAGGGCCATGCAGGGAGGGAGAG ATTAGAAGAGGTGGAAAAGGAAAACGCAATTCTGAAAGAGAAGATTCATCACTTGGATGACATGCTCAAGAGTCAACAGAGAAAACTACGGCAAATGATTGAACAG CTTCAGAACTCACGAATGGTGATtcaggagagagacagagtgatTAGAGAGCTGGAGGAAAAGGTGGCCATGCTGGAGGCAGAG AACAAACAAATGCATGATCAGATGGATTACTACCTTGGGAGTCAAAGGTCAAACTCGTACCTGCCATCAGACAGCAATGCGCAGATTGTCTACAG CAAACCTCTGAGACCATCCACCCAGACCAACAAGAGCCTGCCCTTCATCAAGGTCATTGAAATTAAATCATGA